A single genomic interval of Anabaena sphaerica FACHB-251 harbors:
- a CDS encoding CAP domain-containing protein has product MANFTVKTGLLSAAILLLNVGAAQQAQASVSDEVIQLVNQARSQGRVCGNQRFASVGPLSVNGSLSRAAQLHSSDMAARRQMSHTGSNGSSAGDRAKQAGYQWRAIAENVAAGQKSASAVVQAWLNSPGHCRNIMNSNYSDSGVGAVQGGDGKIYWTMVFGRR; this is encoded by the coding sequence ATGGCTAATTTCACAGTTAAGACAGGCTTGCTATCAGCTGCTATTCTTTTGCTTAATGTTGGCGCTGCACAACAAGCTCAAGCTTCTGTTTCAGACGAAGTAATTCAATTAGTTAATCAAGCCAGGTCTCAAGGGCGTGTGTGTGGTAATCAGAGATTTGCTTCTGTCGGTCCACTATCTGTAAATGGTAGCTTGAGTCGTGCGGCACAGTTGCATAGTTCAGATATGGCTGCAAGAAGACAAATGAGTCATACAGGTTCTAATGGCAGTTCTGCTGGAGATCGGGCAAAGCAAGCAGGATATCAATGGAGAGCTATTGCTGAGAATGTAGCTGCTGGTCAAAAATCAGCGAGTGCTGTAGTCCAAGCATGGCTAAACAGTCCTGGACATTGCAGGAATATTATGAATTCAAATTATAGCGACAGTGGTGTTGGTGCTGTTCAAGGGGGTGATGGCAAAATCTACTGGACAATGGTATTCGGTAGACGATAA